Within Bacillus sp. E(2018), the genomic segment ACCAGAACGGCAAACCATAACATACTCTTTATTCAGATCTAACTCATGAGTTCGTTCAGGGATCTCTCCAAGTGGAATGTGTGTTGCGGTCGGAATCATACCTTGAGCAACTTCATCGTTTTCCCGAACATCAATGATATTTAATGGATTACCGCTTTCTAATAATTGTTC encodes:
- a CDS encoding rhodanese-like domain-containing protein; amino-acid sequence: MKTIEAKEVEQLLESGNPLNIIDVRENDEVAQGMIPTATHIPLGEIPERTHELDLNKEYVMVCRSGKRSEKACAILASNQINVVNMSGGMLSWKGKTTIK